From the genome of Gilliamella sp. wkB7, one region includes:
- a CDS encoding ROK family protein: MTFNYLNLVGNADLIKQLNYAMIYRLIVQHAPISRIQLAEISHLAPASITKITRQLIKKKLIREVDAQQSTGGRPAVSIEAKFNNYQTIAVQLSRSHVTIELYDIGGHCLASNVYPLTHFTQELVQKYLIKLIEQFIQENNKRIKNLIAISVVLPGLIDSVHGMIRYMPHIQVKEWPLAEELQKQFNVSIFLGNDIQSLALAESYFGTTQNVDDSILIRVHRGVGSGVIINQQLLTNHNQSACEVGHIQVDALGERCHCGNFGCLENRVVNNAIEHRAKQMIEQGYPTQLSLDECSIANICHYANQGDELSIKLIKDAGENLGRAVAIMVNIFNPQQIVLAGELTRSPEVLLNAVNSALNAQSLEELRKNLTINCSSLNDRSAIGAFALVQQALFNGSLLMILLENDLTV; the protein is encoded by the coding sequence ATGACCTTTAATTATCTAAACTTAGTTGGAAATGCTGATCTGATCAAACAATTAAATTATGCCATGATTTATCGTTTGATTGTTCAGCATGCTCCTATTTCTCGTATTCAATTGGCTGAAATTAGCCATTTAGCGCCAGCCAGCATTACTAAGATTACTCGCCAACTGATTAAAAAAAAACTGATTAGAGAAGTCGATGCACAACAGTCAACGGGAGGGCGTCCTGCCGTTTCAATTGAAGCTAAATTCAACAATTATCAGACTATTGCTGTGCAGCTCAGTCGTTCACATGTAACAATTGAACTTTATGATATTGGTGGTCACTGTTTAGCATCGAATGTATATCCATTAACGCATTTTACGCAGGAGCTCGTGCAAAAATATCTGATTAAATTGATTGAGCAATTTATCCAAGAGAATAATAAAAGAATAAAAAATCTTATTGCCATATCAGTCGTACTTCCTGGATTGATTGATTCTGTACATGGTATGATTCGTTATATGCCTCACATTCAAGTTAAAGAATGGCCATTAGCGGAAGAATTACAAAAACAATTTAATGTTTCAATTTTTTTAGGTAATGATATTCAAAGTTTGGCACTGGCTGAAAGCTATTTTGGTACGACACAAAATGTGGATGATTCTATTTTAATACGTGTCCATCGGGGAGTCGGTTCTGGTGTTATTATTAATCAACAATTACTAACTAATCATAATCAAAGTGCATGTGAAGTTGGTCATATTCAAGTCGATGCGTTAGGTGAGCGCTGCCATTGTGGCAATTTTGGCTGTTTAGAAAATCGAGTGGTTAATAATGCGATTGAGCATCGAGCCAAACAGATGATTGAACAAGGCTACCCAACGCAATTATCTCTGGATGAATGCAGTATTGCTAATATTTGTCATTATGCAAATCAAGGTGATGAACTTTCCATCAAGTTAATCAAAGATGCGGGTGAAAATCTAGGTCGTGCAGTTGCTATTATGGTCAATATCTTTAACCCGCAACAAATTGTGTTAGCGGGTGAATTAACTAGATCACCAGAAGTATTGTTAAATGCGGTAAACAGCGCATTAAATGCACAAAGCTTAGAAGAGTTAAGAAAAAATCTTACTATCAATTGTTCATCACTCAATGACCGATCGGCAATTGGTGCATTTGCATTGGTGCAACAAGCTTTATTTAATGGTTCATTATTAATGATATTACTCGAAAACGATTTAACTGTATAA
- the nagA gene encoding N-acetylglucosamine-6-phosphate deacetylase — protein MYALTNCRIYTGYEILENHTVIIDGDKISKICKQDELSENITIEDLQGAIVAPGFIDIQVNGCGGVQFNETLDALSIETLEKMQATNLAYGCTSYLPTLITSTDEFMIKAVRVMREYLVKHPNQALGLHLEGPYINPEKKGIHDENIIRLPSQEMIDFLCDNADVIKIITLAPERVETNFIKQLVSAGIHVSVGHSNGHYDDCRRGFNAGISLGTHLFNAMPYITGREPGVVGAIYDEPDVYVGIIADGQHVSWANIRNSHKIKQDHLILITDAMLLAGSDLTSAVFAGKTIYYKDGRCVDEKGTLGGSALTMIDAVKNAVEYVGIALDEALRMATLYPAKAIGVDKTLGSVSEGKIANLVIFDRNFTIIKTVVNGEING, from the coding sequence ATGTATGCATTAACAAATTGTCGTATCTATACAGGTTATGAAATTCTTGAAAATCACACTGTTATTATTGATGGTGATAAGATTTCTAAAATCTGTAAACAAGACGAACTATCTGAAAATATCACTATTGAAGATTTACAAGGTGCAATTGTTGCGCCTGGGTTTATTGATATCCAAGTAAATGGTTGTGGTGGTGTACAATTTAATGAAACACTCGATGCGTTAAGCATTGAAACATTAGAAAAAATGCAAGCAACTAATCTTGCTTATGGGTGTACGAGCTATTTACCGACTTTAATCACATCAACAGATGAATTTATGATCAAAGCGGTAAGAGTGATGCGGGAATATTTAGTTAAACATCCTAATCAAGCACTGGGTTTACATCTTGAAGGGCCTTATATCAATCCTGAAAAGAAAGGTATCCATGATGAAAATATTATCCGTTTACCATCGCAAGAAATGATCGACTTTCTTTGTGATAATGCTGATGTGATTAAAATTATTACTCTAGCACCCGAAAGAGTTGAAACTAATTTTATTAAACAATTGGTTAGTGCTGGGATTCATGTTTCAGTTGGCCATTCCAACGGTCATTATGATGATTGCCGTCGAGGTTTTAATGCTGGAATTAGTCTAGGTACACATTTATTTAATGCTATGCCATATATTACTGGGCGCGAACCTGGTGTAGTTGGTGCTATTTATGATGAACCTGACGTTTATGTTGGTATTATTGCCGATGGACAACATGTTAGCTGGGCAAATATTCGAAACAGCCATAAAATCAAACAAGATCACTTGATATTAATTACTGATGCTATGTTACTGGCCGGTTCAGATTTAACATCAGCAGTATTTGCAGGTAAAACCATTTATTATAAGGATGGTCGTTGTGTAGATGAAAAAGGTACATTAGGTGGTTCAGCTTTAACTATGATTGATGCAGTAAAAAATGCAGTCGAATATGTTGGTATTGCATTGGACGAAGCATTAAGAATGGCAACCCTTTATCCTGCGAAAGCAATTGGTGTTGATAAAACTCTTGGTAGCGTTAGTGAAGGTAAAATAGCCAACTTAGTTATCTTTGATCGTAACTTTACTATTATTAAAACGGTTGTTAATGGAGAGATCAACGGCTAA
- the nagB gene encoding glucosamine-6-phosphate deaminase has protein sequence MRLIPLQNAQEVGAWVAQRIVKKINDFKPTADRPFVLGLPTGSSPLIMYQQLIKQYKAGRVSFKHVVTFNMDEYVGLPENHPESYHTFMYENFFNHIDIDKNNIHILNGNAADIDEECRQYEEKIKNYGKINVFVGGVGQDGHIAFNEPGSSLCSRTRIKTLTEDTRIANSRFFNNDVNQVPRHALTIGVATLMDAQEVILLVCGHNKSLALQAGVEGSVNHLWTVTALQMHPSSLIVCDEPSTDDLKVKTLKYFKQMEADNLKVNVL, from the coding sequence ATGAGACTTATTCCTTTACAAAATGCTCAAGAAGTTGGCGCTTGGGTGGCACAACGCATTGTAAAAAAAATTAATGATTTCAAACCGACAGCGGATCGTCCATTTGTTTTGGGATTACCAACAGGAAGTTCACCATTGATCATGTATCAACAACTTATTAAACAATATAAAGCAGGTAGGGTAAGTTTTAAACATGTGGTTACGTTCAATATGGATGAATATGTAGGGCTTCCAGAAAATCATCCAGAAAGTTATCACACATTTATGTATGAAAATTTCTTTAACCATATTGATATTGATAAAAATAACATCCATATATTAAATGGTAATGCAGCAGATATTGACGAAGAATGCCGTCAGTATGAAGAAAAAATTAAAAATTATGGAAAAATCAATGTGTTCGTTGGTGGCGTTGGTCAAGATGGACATATTGCCTTTAATGAACCAGGCTCTTCGCTTTGCTCTCGTACTCGAATTAAAACATTAACCGAAGATACACGAATTGCTAACTCTCGTTTTTTTAATAATGATGTTAATCAAGTGCCAAGACATGCACTGACTATTGGTGTTGCAACTTTAATGGATGCACAAGAAGTCATTTTATTAGTTTGTGGTCATAACAAAAGTTTAGCACTGCAAGCTGGAGTTGAAGGATCAGTTAATCACCTTTGGACTGTGACTGCATTACAAATGCATCCATCATCGCTTATTGTTTGTGATGAGCCAAGTACTGATGATCTTAAAGTAAAAACATTAAAATATTTCAAACAAATGGAAGCTGATAATCTAAAAGTTAACGTTTTATAA
- the nagE gene encoding N-acetylglucosamine-specific PTS transporter subunit IIBC, protein MGILAYLQRIGRSLMVPVAVLPAAAILLGIGYWIDPQGWGQNSIIAAFLIKSGGAIIDNMAILFAIGIAYGMSKDKDGAAALSGLVGFLVITTLLSPASVSLLTNTPIDEVSKAFNKINQNQFIGILVGVISAEIYNRFSNIELHKAFAFFSGKRLVPILVSFVMLFVAFAMLYVWPHIYQALVAFGSEIKGLGAIGAGIYGFFNRLLIPVGLHHALNSVFWFNVADINDIPNFLAGQNAIDSGKAIAGITGRYQAGFFPIMMFGLPGAALAMYHTAKKGNKDKTASIMLAASFAAFFTGITEPLEFAFMFVAPVLYVIHAILTGISLFIAASLQWISGFAFSAGLLDMLLQSRNPLAVHWYMLILQGLVFFVVYYVVFRFVIVKFNLKTPGREDDVVTDTPTTESTSSKEAVGDVSALAEQYLVIVGGKENLTNIDSCITRLRLSVKDTDLIDEQSAKALGAMAVIKLGKTGVQIVVGQQAEKIADHMKKLV, encoded by the coding sequence ATGGGAATTTTAGCTTATTTGCAACGTATCGGGCGCTCGCTTATGGTGCCTGTAGCAGTTTTACCTGCAGCTGCAATATTACTCGGCATTGGATACTGGATTGATCCTCAAGGATGGGGACAAAATAGTATTATTGCTGCTTTTTTAATTAAATCTGGTGGCGCGATTATTGATAATATGGCGATACTATTTGCTATTGGTATTGCATATGGTATGTCTAAAGATAAAGATGGTGCAGCGGCTTTAAGTGGCTTAGTTGGTTTTTTAGTCATCACAACATTACTATCTCCAGCTTCAGTATCATTATTAACTAACACACCAATAGATGAAGTTTCTAAAGCATTTAATAAAATTAATCAAAACCAGTTTATTGGTATTTTAGTTGGTGTAATTTCTGCTGAAATATATAATCGTTTTAGTAATATTGAATTACATAAAGCATTTGCATTCTTTAGTGGTAAACGACTGGTACCTATTCTTGTTTCATTTGTAATGTTATTTGTTGCTTTTGCAATGCTTTACGTTTGGCCACATATTTATCAAGCCTTGGTTGCATTTGGTAGTGAAATTAAAGGATTAGGTGCAATTGGTGCAGGTATCTATGGATTCTTTAACCGTCTACTTATTCCTGTTGGATTGCATCATGCACTTAATTCAGTATTCTGGTTTAACGTTGCTGATATTAATGATATCCCTAACTTCTTAGCTGGACAAAATGCCATTGATAGTGGTAAAGCAATTGCTGGTATTACTGGTCGTTATCAAGCTGGTTTTTTCCCGATTATGATGTTTGGTTTACCAGGCGCAGCACTAGCTATGTATCATACAGCAAAAAAAGGGAATAAAGATAAAACGGCTTCAATTATGTTAGCAGCTTCTTTCGCCGCTTTCTTTACTGGTATTACTGAACCGTTAGAATTTGCCTTTATGTTTGTAGCGCCCGTACTTTATGTAATACATGCTATTTTAACGGGTATTTCTTTGTTTATTGCCGCGAGTTTACAGTGGATTTCAGGTTTCGCATTTAGTGCTGGTTTACTTGATATGTTACTGCAATCACGTAATCCATTAGCTGTACATTGGTATATGTTAATTCTCCAAGGATTAGTATTCTTTGTAGTTTACTATGTAGTATTCCGTTTTGTGATTGTCAAATTCAATTTAAAAACACCAGGACGTGAAGACGATGTAGTAACTGACACACCAACAACTGAAAGCACCTCTTCGAAAGAAGCAGTTGGTGATGTATCAGCACTTGCAGAACAATATCTAGTCATTGTTGGCGGTAAAGAAAATCTAACGAATATTGATTCTTGTATCACACGTTTACGTTTAAGTGTAAAAGATACAGATCTAATTGACGAACAGTCTGCAAAAGCCCTTGGCGCTATGGCGGTAATTAAATTAGGGAAAACAGGTGTACAAATTGTAGTTGGTCAGCAAGCAGAAAAAATCGCTGATCATATGAAAAAGTTAGTATAG
- the tusC gene encoding sulfurtransferase complex subunit TusC → MKKVAIIISSLPHGNAKGREALDIALAASAINHISVFFVDDGVFHLLPNQSPEHILMRDYIATFNMLELYDIEDVYVCESSLNTRNLANITHNIACKVINNQSLNQLLNIQEVILTF, encoded by the coding sequence ATGAAAAAAGTCGCAATTATTATTAGTTCTCTACCTCATGGTAATGCTAAGGGCCGAGAAGCATTGGATATTGCCTTAGCTGCATCCGCAATTAATCATATTTCTGTCTTTTTTGTTGATGATGGTGTATTTCATCTGTTACCTAATCAATCTCCAGAACACATTTTAATGCGTGATTATATTGCGACATTTAATATGCTTGAACTTTATGATATTGAAGATGTTTATGTATGCGAATCTTCACTTAATACAAGAAACCTTGCTAATATAACACATAATATTGCTTGTAAAGTTATTAATAACCAATCATTAAACCAATTATTAAATATTCAAGAAGTAATCTTAACATTCTAA
- the tusD gene encoding sulfurtransferase complex subunit TusD has protein sequence MGPAYGTQSAYCAYQFAQTLLSKTSHTIKNIFFYADGIYNGNRFTDPASDEFDLVSAWQALEKEYCLTLTICVAAAQRRGVIETNLADCFQLTGLGELSASIAETDRTIQF, from the coding sequence ATGGGTCCCGCATATGGGACCCAATCTGCTTATTGTGCCTATCAATTTGCACAAACTTTGCTATCCAAAACTTCTCATACAATTAAAAATATCTTTTTTTATGCAGATGGTATCTATAATGGTAATAGGTTTACCGATCCCGCTAGTGATGAATTTGATTTAGTATCAGCATGGCAGGCGTTGGAAAAAGAGTATTGTTTAACGTTAACTATTTGTGTTGCTGCTGCTCAAAGACGAGGCGTTATTGAAACGAATCTTGCTGATTGTTTTCAGTTAACTGGGCTTGGTGAATTAAGTGCATCTATTGCAGAAACAGATCGAACTATTCAATTTTAG
- the fkpA gene encoding FKBP-type peptidyl-prolyl cis-trans isomerase: MKSLIKMTLVSSAIVLALVGCDDKKNTTDSNASTNKVTISTDAQKEAYALGSSFASYMSTNLEQNEISPDKEYLISGFNETFRGASQLSKDEVKDVLEAFGKRIQEETKARFEKEKAENTAAGDKFREEFAKEKDVKQTKSGLLYQIIKEGSDRHPKADDTVIVHYTGTLTDGRKFDSSYDRGETATFPLNAVIKGWTEGIQLVGVGGKIKLVVPPDLAYGDQSFPGQDDKVGIQPASTLVFEVELLGIDGDNNDKTEQSTSDQNKNNNSAK, translated from the coding sequence ATGAAATCATTGATCAAAATGACATTAGTAAGTAGTGCAATCGTATTAGCATTGGTTGGGTGTGATGATAAAAAAAATACAACTGATAGCAACGCCAGTACCAATAAAGTGACAATATCAACTGATGCACAAAAAGAGGCTTATGCTTTAGGTTCTTCGTTTGCTTCATATATGTCGACAAATTTAGAGCAAAATGAAATTAGTCCAGATAAAGAATATCTAATTAGTGGTTTTAACGAAACATTTCGTGGTGCTTCTCAACTTTCAAAAGATGAAGTTAAAGATGTTTTAGAAGCATTTGGTAAACGTATTCAAGAAGAAACCAAAGCTCGTTTTGAAAAAGAAAAAGCGGAAAATACTGCCGCTGGCGATAAATTCCGTGAAGAATTTGCAAAAGAAAAAGATGTTAAACAAACAAAATCAGGATTACTTTATCAAATCATCAAAGAGGGTTCTGATCGCCATCCAAAAGCTGATGACACCGTTATTGTTCATTATACCGGTACTTTAACTGATGGTCGTAAATTCGATAGTTCTTATGACCGAGGTGAAACTGCAACTTTCCCTCTTAATGCGGTAATTAAAGGTTGGACTGAAGGAATTCAATTAGTTGGTGTGGGTGGTAAAATTAAACTTGTTGTTCCACCAGATTTAGCTTATGGAGATCAAAGTTTTCCTGGTCAAGATGATAAAGTAGGTATTCAACCAGCATCAACATTAGTATTTGAAGTTGAATTACTTGGTATTGATGGTGATAACAATGATAAAACTGAACAATCAACATCTGATCAAAATAAAAACAACAATAGCGCTAAATAA
- the fabZ gene encoding 3-hydroxyacyl-ACP dehydratase FabZ — protein MTTELNTLDIEEIISLLPHRYPFLMVDRVLSYEKGKTLKAIKNVTFNEPFFQGHFPNKPIFPGVLILEAMAQATGILAFKSIEALSPGQLYYFASIDKARFKRPVVPGDQIVLDVEYIKERRGIALFHGVATVDGNLVCEAEMMCARK, from the coding sequence TTGACAACCGAACTTAATACCCTTGATATTGAAGAAATCATCAGCTTACTACCTCATCGTTATCCATTTTTGATGGTTGATCGTGTACTTAGCTATGAAAAGGGCAAAACATTAAAAGCCATTAAAAATGTCACTTTTAATGAACCATTCTTCCAAGGTCACTTTCCAAATAAACCGATTTTTCCTGGCGTTTTAATTTTAGAAGCGATGGCTCAAGCAACTGGAATTTTAGCTTTCAAAAGCATTGAAGCGTTATCTCCGGGTCAACTTTACTATTTTGCTTCAATTGATAAAGCTCGCTTTAAACGCCCTGTAGTACCTGGTGATCAAATCGTACTTGATGTGGAATATATCAAAGAACGTCGTGGTATTGCATTGTTCCATGGTGTTGCAACAGTTGATGGTAATCTGGTTTGTGAAGCCGAAATGATGTGTGCACGTAAATAA
- the lpxA gene encoding acyl-ACP--UDP-N-acetylglucosamine O-acyltransferase, whose translation MSTEIHPSSVIEKGAKIGDNVKIGPFCFVGENVEIGDGTFLKSHVVINGHTKIGKDNQIYQFTSIGEVNQDLKYRGEPTRTEIGDRNMIRESVTIHRGTVQGGELTRIGNDNLFMINAHVAHDCVIGDHCILANNATLGGHVQLDDYVIIGGMTAVHQFCVIGSHVMVGGCSGVAQDVPPYVIAQGNHASPHGVNYEGLKRRGFSKEALQAIRNSYKVLYRNGLTLDDAKVEIETIAKQYPEVQLFIDFFSRSTRGIIR comes from the coding sequence ATGTCAACGGAAATACATCCAAGTTCAGTAATAGAAAAAGGGGCTAAAATTGGCGATAATGTCAAAATTGGACCTTTTTGCTTTGTTGGTGAAAATGTTGAAATTGGTGATGGGACCTTTTTAAAATCACATGTAGTCATCAATGGTCACACTAAAATTGGTAAAGATAATCAAATTTATCAATTTACTTCAATTGGTGAAGTTAACCAAGATTTAAAATATCGTGGTGAACCAACGCGCACTGAAATCGGTGATCGCAACATGATTCGCGAAAGCGTAACCATTCACCGTGGCACCGTTCAAGGTGGTGAATTAACGCGTATTGGCAATGATAATCTATTTATGATTAATGCACATGTTGCTCACGATTGTGTCATTGGTGATCACTGTATTTTAGCTAATAATGCAACTTTAGGCGGACATGTCCAATTAGACGATTATGTAATTATAGGTGGCATGACAGCCGTTCATCAATTTTGTGTTATTGGTTCACATGTTATGGTGGGTGGGTGCTCTGGTGTTGCCCAAGATGTACCACCTTATGTTATTGCCCAAGGTAATCATGCAAGCCCTCACGGTGTAAATTATGAAGGTTTAAAACGTCGTGGGTTTAGTAAAGAGGCTTTGCAAGCGATTCGCAATAGTTATAAAGTCCTTTATCGAAACGGCTTAACATTAGACGATGCCAAAGTAGAGATTGAAACCATAGCTAAACAGTATCCTGAAGTCCAATTATTTATTGATTTCTTTTCACGTTCAACGCGTGGCATCATCCGTTAA
- the lpxB gene encoding lipid-A-disaccharide synthase, which produces MINKPLIIALVAGETSGDILGAGLIRALKNHHPNIEFIGIAGPQMQAEGCKAWYEMDELSVMGIIEVLGRLRRILAIRRDITKRLIELKPDIFIGIDAPDFNLSLEGKLKQAGIKTIHYVSPSVWAWKQKRVFKIKRNTNLILAFLPFEKAFYDKFDVPCRFIGHKMADDIPLNPDQKVMRQQLGIPLDCLCLALLPGSRHAEVSLLSEPFLKAAQLLRKRYPDLHIVVPLVNAKRRKEFEQIKAQIAPNLEVQLLDGQAREAMISSNATILASGTAALECMLAKCPMVVGYKMKAFTFWLAKKIIKTPYVSLPNILAGKELVPELLQQDCTPENIANHIIPFLEGDNTEVKNTFLTLHKQIRCNADEQAAQAVLDVLKD; this is translated from the coding sequence ATGATAAATAAACCATTAATCATTGCGTTAGTCGCAGGGGAAACCTCGGGCGACATTCTTGGTGCAGGTTTAATTCGCGCACTCAAAAATCATCATCCCAATATTGAGTTTATTGGAATTGCTGGACCACAAATGCAGGCTGAAGGCTGTAAAGCTTGGTACGAAATGGATGAACTTTCGGTTATGGGGATCATTGAGGTGTTAGGTCGATTACGTCGTATTTTAGCTATTCGTCGCGACATCACTAAACGCCTTATTGAGTTAAAACCTGATATTTTTATTGGTATTGACGCCCCTGATTTTAATCTTTCGTTAGAAGGCAAACTTAAGCAAGCAGGCATTAAAACTATTCACTATGTGAGTCCTTCGGTTTGGGCGTGGAAGCAAAAACGAGTATTTAAAATTAAACGCAATACTAATCTTATCTTAGCGTTTTTACCTTTTGAAAAAGCGTTTTATGATAAGTTTGATGTTCCTTGCCGTTTTATCGGTCATAAAATGGCAGATGATATTCCATTAAATCCAGATCAAAAAGTAATGCGTCAGCAATTAGGTATCCCTCTTGATTGTCTTTGTTTGGCTTTATTGCCTGGTAGCCGTCACGCAGAGGTCTCTTTACTGTCAGAACCATTTCTAAAAGCAGCACAATTATTACGTAAGCGTTATCCTGATTTACATATTGTGGTACCGTTAGTTAATGCTAAAAGACGTAAAGAGTTTGAACAAATCAAAGCTCAAATCGCCCCTAATCTTGAAGTGCAGCTATTAGATGGTCAAGCTCGTGAAGCGATGATTTCAAGTAATGCCACTATCTTGGCATCTGGCACAGCAGCATTAGAGTGTATGTTAGCCAAATGCCCAATGGTAGTAGGATATAAAATGAAAGCATTTACTTTTTGGTTAGCTAAAAAAATAATCAAAACGCCTTATGTTTCTTTACCCAATATTTTAGCTGGAAAAGAACTTGTACCCGAACTATTACAACAAGATTGCACACCAGAAAATATCGCCAATCATATTATCCCTTTTTTAGAAGGAGATAATACCGAAGTTAAAAATACCTTTCTCACATTACATAAACAAATTCGTTGTAATGCTGATGAACAAGCTGCACAAGCAGTATTAGATGTTTTAAAGGATTAG
- the rnhB gene encoding ribonuclease HII codes for MLEFTYPDATLIAGVDEVGRGPLCGDVVTAAVILDPTKPIVGLTDSKKLTEKKREQLFEVIKDNALAWCVARASVDEIDELNILHATMLAMQRAVSGLKIKPNYVLVDGNRCPNFGIQTQSVVKGDLLVAEISAASILAKVTRDREMVELDKLYPQYGLAKHKGYPTKDHLIAIEKHGINHLYRKSFAPIKKLLLC; via the coding sequence TTGTTAGAATTTACTTACCCTGATGCTACATTAATAGCCGGAGTCGATGAAGTTGGAAGAGGTCCGCTATGTGGTGATGTCGTTACTGCAGCAGTTATATTAGATCCAACTAAACCTATCGTTGGTTTAACCGACTCAAAAAAACTTACTGAAAAAAAACGTGAACAATTATTTGAAGTAATTAAAGATAATGCATTAGCTTGGTGTGTTGCCAGAGCATCGGTGGATGAAATCGATGAGTTAAATATTTTACATGCCACTATGCTGGCTATGCAACGAGCGGTATCCGGCTTAAAAATCAAACCCAATTATGTCTTAGTCGATGGTAATCGTTGCCCCAATTTTGGCATTCAAACTCAATCAGTTGTTAAAGGTGATCTATTAGTGGCAGAAATCAGTGCTGCATCAATTTTAGCTAAAGTCACACGAGATCGTGAGATGGTCGAGTTAGATAAACTTTATCCCCAATATGGTCTTGCTAAACATAAAGGTTACCCAACCAAAGATCATTTAATTGCAATAGAAAAACATGGCATTAACCATTTATATCGTAAAAGCTTTGCTCCAATAAAAAAATTACTGCTATGCTAA
- a CDS encoding YiiX family permuted papain-like enzyme, producing the protein MHFIFIFGLLFASCTALANYQPLDGDIIFQSSQSNQSKAVEQATKSPYSHMGIIFTKDGKPYVFEAASRVVYTPLDKWINRGKNKKYVIKRLKDHTLSQKEITNLKQVAKTFENKPYDIWFGWDDNYIYCSELVWKIYNRALKLKIGQLQTIKDFNLSSPAVKQKLKERYGNKIPYQETVISPVAMFNSPLLITVDKRW; encoded by the coding sequence ATGCATTTTATTTTCATTTTTGGTTTACTTTTTGCTAGCTGCACTGCTTTAGCAAATTATCAACCACTAGATGGCGATATTATTTTCCAATCTTCTCAATCCAACCAAAGTAAAGCTGTTGAGCAGGCAACTAAGTCCCCTTATAGTCATATGGGTATCATTTTTACTAAAGATGGCAAACCTTATGTTTTTGAAGCGGCAAGTAGAGTGGTTTATACGCCGTTAGATAAGTGGATAAATCGCGGAAAAAATAAAAAATATGTGATAAAGCGTTTAAAAGATCATACCTTATCACAAAAAGAAATTACCAATTTAAAACAGGTCGCTAAAACATTTGAAAACAAACCTTACGATATTTGGTTTGGATGGGATGATAATTATATTTATTGTTCAGAATTAGTTTGGAAAATTTATAATCGGGCACTTAAACTGAAAATTGGTCAATTACAAACGATTAAAGATTTTAATCTGTCATCACCAGCGGTTAAACAAAAATTAAAAGAACGCTATGGTAATAAGATACCTTATCAAGAAACTGTAATTTCACCTGTTGCGATGTTTAATTCACCATTATTAATCACTGTTGATAAGCGCTGGTAA